The following coding sequences lie in one Arachis ipaensis cultivar K30076 chromosome B03, Araip1.1, whole genome shotgun sequence genomic window:
- the LOC107629240 gene encoding alpha carbonic anhydrase 7: MEKFSAKVFICSLFAALVLLSSPARSQEVEDENEFNYDENSDRGPSHWGDIKPEWRTCKTGKMQSPIDLNYREVQVAKLGPLNLNYNPSNYDTLKNKGHEIQLDIHEPTSSLQINGTSYTLVNLHWHIPSEHTINRQRFDLELHLVHQTPITNRIAVIGILYKIGTGSDPVLLSLKEPLEALNGSSAGKNVSVGVFDPRVVGIGNDTKLYYRYMGSLTTPPCTEGVTWTVLKQIRSVKEEQIVSLQNAVNDGPGGNARPIQPTNDRIVQFNKYPPYFSSN, translated from the exons ATGGAAAAGTTTTCGGCGAAGGTTTTCATTTGCAGTTTATTTGCAGCACTTGTTTTGCTGTCTTCCCCAGCAAGGTCCCAAGAAGTTG AGGATGAGAACGAGTTTAATTACGATGAAAATAGTGATAGAGGACCATCTCATTGGGGAGACATAAAACCAGAATGGAGGACGTGCAAAACTGGAAAAATGCAATCACCAATTGATTTAAATTATAGAGAAGTTCAAGTAGCTAAACTAGGACCCCTTAACTTGAACTACAATCCCTCCAATTATGATACCCTTAAGAATAAGGGTCATGAGATACAG TTGGACATTCATGAACCAACAAGCTCTCTACAAATTAATGGAACCTCTTATACACTTGTCAATTTACATTGGCACATTCCATCTGAACACACCATTAATAGACAAAG ATTCGATCTAGAGCTACACCTGGTGCATCAAACTCCAATAACTAATCGAATAGCAGTAATTGGAATACTTTACAAGATTGGAACAGGATCAGACCCAGTATTGTTATCG CTAAAGGAACCTTTGGAGGCACTGAATGGATCAAGTGCTGGAAAGAATGTATCAGTGGGTGTATTTGATCCAAGGGTGGTTGGCATTGGCAATGACACAAAATTGTATTACAGATACATGGGTTCTTTGACTACTCCTCCTTGTACAGAGGGTGTTACTTGGACCGTCCTTAAACAG ATTAGAAGCGTTAAAGAAGAACAAATTGTTTCGCTTCAGAATGCCGTTAATGAT GGTCCAGGTGGGAATGCGAGACCAATACAACCAACAAACGATCGCATAGTGCAGTTCAATAAATATCCGCCTTACTTTTCCTCAAATTAA